A window from bacterium encodes these proteins:
- the miaB gene encoding tRNA (N6-isopentenyl adenosine(37)-C2)-methylthiotransferase MiaB gives MTRTITKSEPADIAPANRRIFVRTFGCQMNDYDSERMYRLMEREGWSRTGTPDDADLIVINTCSVREKPEHKAMTEIGMMRRHRQGRGALVALAGCVAQQHGERMLKRIPDLDLVLGTHAIDRLPGLVEEAGARRVAATDWDDEHLFAFDNISPAGDAHAGVSWKGTRAGGFVPIMRGCDKRCTFCIVPETRGREMSRPIDDVVREVRDLVAAGVKDVTLLGQIVNRYGRGIARRPIFHELLDAIDAIDGLSRIRFTSSHPVYVTPELVERFASMRKLASHIHLPVQSGSNRVLQIMRRGHAIELFEERVAMLRNARPGLSVTTDLIVGYPGETGDDFEATLDLIRRVEFDHLFAFKYSPRPNTPAAAIDDTVDEAEKARRLDAVHAMAAPGIARKMSAFVGRTVEILVEGHDTDRPGRVLGRTSCNRAVHVDAPGAKIGDFLKVSIERAMANSLAGVIDNS, from the coding sequence ATGACGCGGACCATCACCAAATCCGAACCGGCCGACATCGCGCCCGCGAACCGGCGCATCTTCGTGCGCACGTTCGGCTGCCAGATGAACGACTACGATTCCGAGCGCATGTACCGCCTGATGGAGCGGGAAGGGTGGAGCCGCACCGGCACGCCGGACGACGCCGACCTCATCGTCATCAATACCTGTAGCGTGCGCGAAAAGCCCGAACACAAGGCGATGACGGAAATCGGCATGATGCGCCGCCATCGGCAGGGACGCGGCGCGCTCGTCGCGCTGGCGGGGTGCGTGGCGCAGCAACACGGCGAGCGGATGCTCAAACGCATTCCCGACCTCGACCTCGTGCTCGGAACGCACGCCATCGACCGCCTGCCGGGCCTTGTCGAGGAGGCGGGCGCGCGCCGCGTCGCCGCAACGGATTGGGACGACGAGCACCTGTTCGCGTTCGACAACATCTCGCCGGCGGGCGACGCGCACGCCGGTGTTTCCTGGAAGGGGACCCGCGCGGGCGGATTCGTGCCGATCATGCGCGGGTGCGACAAACGCTGCACGTTCTGCATCGTTCCCGAAACGCGCGGGCGGGAAATGTCGCGGCCGATCGACGACGTTGTGCGCGAGGTGCGCGATCTCGTCGCCGCGGGCGTGAAGGACGTGACGCTGCTCGGGCAGATCGTCAATCGATATGGGCGCGGCATCGCCCGCCGGCCGATCTTCCACGAGTTGCTCGATGCGATCGACGCGATCGACGGGCTGTCGCGCATCCGATTTACGTCGAGTCACCCGGTGTACGTCACTCCGGAGCTGGTCGAACGGTTCGCGTCGATGCGCAAGCTCGCCTCGCACATCCACCTGCCGGTGCAGTCGGGCTCGAACCGCGTTTTGCAAATCATGCGTCGCGGTCATGCGATCGAACTGTTCGAGGAGCGCGTCGCGATGCTGCGAAACGCGCGCCCGGGCCTTTCGGTCACGACCGATCTCATCGTCGGGTATCCGGGAGAAACCGGGGACGATTTCGAAGCGACGCTCGATCTGATCCGCCGCGTCGAATTCGATCATCTTTTCGCGTTCAAATATTCGCCCCGTCCGAACACACCCGCCGCGGCGATCGATGACACGGTTGACGAGGCCGAAAAAGCACGGCGCCTGGATGCCGTGCACGCGATGGCGGCGCCGGGTATCGCACGAAAAATGTCGGCGTTCGTCGGCCGCACCGTCGAGATCCTGGTGGAGGGGCACGACACCGATCGGCCCGGGCGCGTGCTCGGCCGTACGAGCTGCAATCGCGCCGTGCACGTCGATGCACCCGGGGCGAAGATCGGCGATTTCCTGAAGGTGTCGATCGAGCGCGCGATGGCGAATTCGCTGGCGGGTGTTATCGACAATTCGTAG
- a CDS encoding bifunctional nuclease family protein yields the protein MLIEMEITALAIDPATNMPIVILKNDDGSELLPIWIGLLEASAIATKLENIEPPRPMTHDLMRNVLDALSAQVKRITITDLEDNTYFARVHVMRGDEELVFDARPSDSMALALRFGAKIFVEDTVLEKTRESVERKMPTNLSGDKEKWIEILENMDPEDFGKYKM from the coding sequence GTGCTCATCGAAATGGAAATCACCGCGCTCGCGATTGACCCCGCGACCAACATGCCGATCGTCATATTGAAGAACGACGACGGCTCGGAGCTGCTGCCGATCTGGATCGGTCTGCTCGAGGCGTCCGCGATCGCCACGAAACTCGAAAATATTGAGCCGCCGCGCCCCATGACGCACGACCTCATGCGCAATGTGCTCGACGCGCTTTCGGCGCAGGTTAAGCGCATCACGATCACCGACCTCGAGGACAATACCTATTTCGCGCGCGTTCACGTGATGCGCGGCGACGAGGAATTGGTATTCGACGCGCGCCCGAGCGATTCGATGGCGCTGGCCCTGCGTTTCGGCGCCAAGATCTTCGTCGAAGACACGGTGCTCGAAAAGACGCGCGAATCGGTCGAGCGCAAAATGCCGACCAATCTCTCGGGGGACAAGGAAAAGTGGATCGAGATCCTGGAAAACATGGATCCCGAGGACTTCGGCAAATACAAGATGTAA
- a CDS encoding PQQ-binding-like beta-propeller repeat protein, with protein MTARATRAAIRLGRAALFALVAAGCAVAPPATRLPENALGEDPAIGAPLRVLWIKDLYRPTYAAEFQPTQFAEPAVDATRVYVGTSRGKMYALDARNGRVHWRFDAYGPIESRPRIHGDSLIFGDSDGVLYAVDTKTGLVRWTFQAAGEVMGVPEIGEGRVYFATAANRVYALSLDDGAWSWTHQRELPATFSVRGVASPVLAGGTLFTAYSDGYIVALNPKNGKEIWKQLLNIEERLADVDTTPVIDGESMYVGAYDGALYCLDLEYGNVRWKREGAGGVSAPALAGGALFTATANGELVAVDAAAGDVLWRVNLKDQDARRSIAKGPRLRLKVGSKPVILGRHVYTATSQGRLFAVDAYTGQVRWRTHPGSGVTSAPGVHGGRLYFLANGGSVWAMEPVRDLARR; from the coding sequence GTGACCGCACGGGCGACGCGCGCCGCGATCCGTCTCGGACGCGCGGCGTTATTCGCGCTTGTCGCCGCGGGATGTGCCGTCGCTCCGCCGGCGACGCGGCTTCCGGAAAACGCGCTTGGCGAAGATCCCGCGATCGGCGCGCCGCTGCGCGTGCTTTGGATCAAGGATCTGTATCGCCCGACATACGCGGCCGAATTTCAGCCGACGCAGTTTGCCGAGCCCGCGGTGGACGCGACGCGCGTTTACGTGGGAACGTCGCGCGGGAAGATGTACGCGCTCGACGCGCGCAACGGGCGCGTGCACTGGCGATTCGACGCCTACGGGCCGATCGAGTCGCGGCCACGCATCCACGGCGACTCGCTGATTTTCGGCGATTCGGATGGTGTGCTGTACGCCGTCGACACCAAGACCGGACTTGTGCGCTGGACGTTCCAGGCCGCGGGCGAGGTGATGGGCGTTCCCGAAATCGGGGAGGGCAGGGTCTATTTCGCGACCGCCGCGAACCGCGTTTACGCGCTGTCTCTCGACGACGGCGCGTGGTCGTGGACCCATCAGCGCGAGCTGCCGGCGACATTCTCCGTGCGAGGCGTCGCGTCGCCGGTGCTCGCCGGCGGAACGCTCTTCACGGCGTATTCCGACGGATACATCGTCGCACTCAATCCGAAAAACGGAAAAGAAATCTGGAAGCAGCTTCTGAATATTGAGGAGCGCCTCGCGGACGTCGATACGACGCCGGTCATCGATGGCGAGTCCATGTACGTCGGCGCGTACGACGGCGCGCTTTATTGCCTGGATCTCGAATACGGAAACGTTCGCTGGAAGCGCGAGGGAGCCGGTGGTGTTTCGGCGCCGGCGCTCGCGGGCGGTGCGCTTTTCACGGCGACGGCAAACGGCGAGCTTGTAGCGGTGGACGCCGCGGCCGGCGATGTCCTGTGGCGCGTCAACCTCAAAGACCAGGACGCGCGTCGTTCGATCGCCAAAGGACCACGGTTGCGTTTGAAGGTCGGCAGCAAACCGGTGATCCTTGGACGGCACGTCTACACGGCGACGAGTCAGGGGCGCCTATTTGCCGTTGACGCTTACACCGGGCAGGTCCGATGGCGAACGCACCCTGGTTCTGGCGTCACCAGCGCGCCGGGCGTCCACGGCGGGCGCCTTTATTTCCTCGCGAACGGCGGCAGCGTCTGGGCGATGGAACCGGTGCGCGACCTCGCGCGGCGGTAG
- a CDS encoding HEAT repeat domain-containing protein, whose product MTSPTRFLIVLAVALSFALAATPAYAKKSPPTDCAETDEDCLLKQLEGEGAPAMRAAMALGRLSSTKAIDPLIVNLESSDQYVATAALHALVTIGEPAVPALIEATAHKSAAVRKYAGHGLGRIGTERAVKALEALANDTDPDVRINAIRAFVRLKEPSGQFTLVRLLRDRHRRVRVEAIRALSTMPDKKLVAPLVDAGIADLDGQVASEAAGVLIKIGPDAIPALIEKMPNQPPYARMRLCAVLGELAAKADAPRRATVESMLAAHAKNSQESDDVRRAACVGLGIVGGEIAAGHLRDIIEKNRDDAKMSELVIVARRALERAEGSSTAAKAAAIEKAADPAP is encoded by the coding sequence ATGACATCTCCGACCCGTTTTCTGATCGTTTTGGCCGTGGCGCTGTCATTCGCGCTCGCTGCCACGCCGGCGTACGCGAAAAAATCGCCGCCGACCGATTGTGCGGAAACCGACGAGGATTGCCTTCTTAAGCAGCTCGAAGGCGAGGGCGCTCCGGCCATGCGCGCCGCGATGGCCTTGGGACGCCTTTCCTCGACAAAGGCGATCGATCCCCTGATCGTCAATCTCGAATCGTCCGACCAATACGTGGCGACCGCCGCTTTGCACGCGTTGGTGACGATCGGCGAGCCGGCGGTGCCGGCGCTGATCGAGGCGACGGCGCACAAGTCCGCCGCGGTGCGAAAATACGCCGGCCACGGGCTGGGACGCATCGGCACGGAGCGCGCCGTGAAGGCGCTCGAGGCGCTTGCGAACGACACGGATCCGGACGTGCGCATCAACGCCATACGGGCGTTCGTGCGTTTGAAGGAACCCTCCGGCCAGTTTACGCTGGTGCGCCTTTTGCGCGACCGCCATCGCCGTGTGCGCGTCGAGGCGATCCGTGCGCTATCGACCATGCCCGACAAAAAGCTCGTGGCGCCGCTTGTCGATGCGGGCATCGCCGATCTGGACGGCCAGGTCGCCTCCGAGGCGGCCGGGGTGCTCATCAAGATCGGTCCCGACGCGATACCGGCGCTGATCGAGAAAATGCCGAACCAGCCGCCGTACGCGCGTATGCGCCTTTGTGCGGTGCTGGGCGAACTCGCCGCCAAGGCGGACGCGCCGCGTCGCGCCACGGTCGAGTCGATGCTCGCGGCGCACGCGAAGAACAGCCAGGAATCCGACGACGTCCGCCGCGCGGCGTGCGTGGGGTTGGGGATCGTCGGGGGCGAAATCGCCGCCGGCCACCTGCGCGACATCATCGAAAAGAACAGGGACGACGCGAAGATGAGCGAGCTTGTCATCGTCGCGCGGCGCGCCCTTGAGCGGGCCGAGGGCTCGTCGACCGCCGCCAAGGCCGCGGCCATCGAAAAGGCGGCCGATCCGGCGCCCTGA
- a CDS encoding phosphodiester glycosidase family protein, with protein MQNTASGATVTVNGGYWDASYKPTDLLVAGGKKIRDRNPKAPFRGLFFVRDGRARLADLSREHGAANGPFEEAMICGPVIVRDGRMAKHRSTSEHRRTVIGRDKRHGIFFLVIDGARASYGELSDIALSDGVDAQFAFNLDGGSSQSASDRSLRCSRSIRNEKPGLLILRPGSIGRAARLVFR; from the coding sequence GTGCAAAACACCGCGAGCGGCGCCACGGTAACCGTGAACGGCGGGTATTGGGACGCATCGTACAAACCGACCGATCTGCTCGTCGCCGGCGGCAAAAAGATTCGTGACCGAAATCCCAAGGCGCCGTTTCGGGGCTTGTTTTTCGTTCGCGACGGTCGCGCGCGACTGGCGGATCTTTCGCGCGAACACGGCGCGGCGAATGGCCCGTTCGAGGAAGCGATGATTTGTGGCCCGGTCATCGTCCGGGACGGCCGTATGGCGAAACACCGGTCCACGAGCGAACATCGGCGTACCGTCATCGGCCGTGACAAGCGCCACGGAATATTTTTTCTCGTCATCGACGGGGCACGGGCGAGCTACGGCGAACTGTCGGATATCGCGCTGAGCGACGGCGTGGACGCCCAGTTTGCGTTCAATCTGGATGGCGGCTCGTCTCAGTCCGCGTCGGATCGTTCATTGAGGTGTTCCCGATCGATCCGAAATGAAAAACCAGGATTGCTCATTTTACGGCCGGGGTCGATCGGAAGGGCCGCACGGCTTGTATTCCGATAA